The Xiphophorus maculatus strain JP 163 A chromosome 21, X_maculatus-5.0-male, whole genome shotgun sequence genome window below encodes:
- the rps6ka3 gene encoding ribosomal protein S6 kinase alpha-3 isoform X3 → MPLAQLADPWQKMPVGGTAGEEAHHDPEDTAGDDDSMTACTDDVPIKEISITHHVKEGSEKADPRQFELRKVLGQGSFGKVFLVRKVTGPDAGQLYAMKVLKKATLKVRDRVRTKMERDILVEVNHPFIVKLHYAFQTEGKLYLILDFLRGGDLFTRLSKEVMFTEEDVKFYLAELALALDHLHGLGIIYRDLKPENILLDEAGHIKLTDFGLSKESIDHENKAYSFCGTVEYMAPEVVNRRGHTHSADWWSYGVLMFEMLTGTLPFQGKDRKETMTMILKAKLGMPQFLSSEAQSLLRNLFKRNPANRLGAGPDGVEEIKRHSFFSRIDWNKLFRTEISPPFKPAVGRPDDTFYFDPEFTAKTPRDSPGVPPSANAHQLFRGFSFVAITEEEPTPMPNTIVQQLHRSTSQYSDTYEIKEDIGVGSYSICKRCINKVTGMEYAVKIINKAKKDPTEEVEILLRYGQHPNIITLKDVYDDGRSVFLVTELMKGGELLDKILRQKFFSEREASAVLYTITKTVEYLHVNGVVHRDLKPSNILYVDESGNAESIRICDFGFAKQLRAENGLLMTPCYTANFVAPEVLKKQGYDAACDIWSLGVLLYTMLTGFTPFANGPDDTPEEILARIGSGKFSLTGGYWNSVSAEAKDLVSKMLHVDPHRRLTAAQVLRHPWVMHRDQLPKYTLNRQDAPHLVKGAMAATYSALNRNVPPVLEPVGCSTLAQRRGMKKITSTAL, encoded by the exons gatGACGTTCCCATCAAAGAGATCAGCATCACCCACCATGTGAAGGAGGGGTCGGAGAAGGCCGACCCGCGCCAGTTCGAGCTCCGGAAAGTTCTGGGTCAGGGTTCGTTTGGGAAG GTGTTTCTGGTGAGGAAGGTCACAGGACCGGACGCAGGTCAGCTCTACGCCATGAAGGTCCTGAAGAAAGCCACGCTGAAAG ttcgtgaccgggtcagaaccaagATGGAGAGGGACATCCTGGTGGAGGTCAACCACCCCTTCATCGTCAAGCTGCATTACG CGTTTCAGACGGAGGGGAAGCTTTACCTCATCCTGGACTTCCTGAGAGGAGGAGACCTGTTCACCCGCCTCTCCAAGGAG GTCATGTTCACCGAGGAGGACGTGAAGTTCTACCTGGCGGAGCTCGCTCTGGCCCTCGACCACCTTCACGGCCTCGGCATCATTTACAGAGACCTGAAGCCTGAAAA CATCCTGCTGGACGAGGCCGGACACATCAAGCTGACAG ACTTCGGCCTGAGCAAAGAGTCGATAGACCACGAGAACAAGGCCTACTCCTTCTGCGGGACGGTGGAGTACATGGCGCCCGAGGTGGTGAACCGGCGGGGACACACGCACAGCGCCGACTGGTGGTCGTACGGCGTGCTGATG tttgagATGCTGACGGGAACGCTGCCGTTCCAAGGCAAAGACCGGAAGGAGACGATGACAATGATCCTCAA agCCAAGCTGGGAATGCCGCAGTTCCTCAGCTCGGAAGCTCAGAGTCTCCTCAGGAACCTGTTCAAACGCAACCCAGCCAACAGACTGG GCGCCGGCCCGGACGGCGTGGAGGAAATCAAGAGGCATTCGTTCTTCAGCCGGATCGACTGGAAC AAACTTTTCCGCACAGAAATTTCTCCTCCGTTCAAACCGGCCGTCGGTCGACCTGACGACACTTTCTACTTTGATCCTGAGTTCACGGCGAAAACGCCCAGAG ACTCGCCGGGCGTCCCGCCCAGCGCCAACGCCCATCAGCTCTTCAGAGGCTTCAGCTTCGTGGCCATAACGGAGGAAGAGCCGACGCCGATGCCTAATACCATCGTACAG CAGCTTCACAGAAGCACGTCCCAGTATTCAGACACCTACGAGATCAAAGAGGACATCGGCGTCGGCTCCTACTCCATCTGCAAGCGCTGCATCAACAAAGTCACCGGCATGGAGTACGCCGTGAAG ATCATCAACAAGGCCAAGAAGGATCCAACAGAAGAAGTGGAAATCCTGCTGAGATACGGACAGCATCCGAACATCATCACCCTGAAGGAT GTGTATGACGACGGCCGCTCGGTGTTCCTGGTGACGGAGCTGATGAAGGGAGGAGAGCTGCTGGATAAGATCCTGCGGCAGAAGTTCTTCTCTGAGCGGGAAGCCAGCGCCGTGCTCTACACCATCACCAAGACCGTGGAGTATCTGCACGTCAACGGG GTGGTGCACAGAGACCTGAAGCCCAGCAACATCCTGTACGTTGACGAGAGCGGCAACGCCGAGTCCATCCGAATCTGTGACTTTGGTTTCGCCAAACAGCTGAGAGCCGAGAACGGTCTGCTCATGACGCCATGCTACACCGCCAACTTCGTCGCTCCTGAG GTGTTGAAGAAGCAGGGATACGATGCAGCCTGTGACATCTGGAGTCTGGGCGTTCTGCTATACACAATGCTAACAGG TTTTACTCCTTTTGCTAACGGTCCAGACGACACACCAGAGGAGATTCTGGCTCGGATCGGCAGTGGGAAGTTCTCCCTCACTGGAGGATACTGGAactctgtctctgctgaagCAAAG GATCTGGTGTCCAAGATGCTGCATGTAGATCCTCATCGGCGACTGACGGCGGCTCAAGTCCTCAGACATCCCTGGGTGATGCACAGAGACCAGCTGCCCAAATACACCCTGAACAGACAGGATGCACCACACCTCGTCAAg GGCGCCATGGCCGCCACCTACTCGGCCCTGAACCGGAACGTTCCCCCGGTCCTGGAGCCGGTGGGCTGCTCCACTCTGGCCCAGCGGAGGGGGATGAAGAAGATCACCTCCACCGCTCTTTGA
- the rps6ka3 gene encoding ribosomal protein S6 kinase alpha-3 isoform X4, whose protein sequence is MKTLLFYVRNRQYQDDVPIKEISITHHVKEGSEKADPRQFELRKVLGQGSFGKVFLVRKVTGPDAGQLYAMKVLKKATLKVRDRVRTKMERDILVEVNHPFIVKLHYAFQTEGKLYLILDFLRGGDLFTRLSKEVMFTEEDVKFYLAELALALDHLHGLGIIYRDLKPENILLDEAGHIKLTDFGLSKESIDHENKAYSFCGTVEYMAPEVVNRRGHTHSADWWSYGVLMFEMLTGTLPFQGKDRKETMTMILKAKLGMPQFLSSEAQSLLRNLFKRNPANRLGAGPDGVEEIKRHSFFSRIDWNKLFRTEISPPFKPAVGRPDDTFYFDPEFTAKTPRDSPGVPPSANAHQLFRGFSFVAITEEEPTPMPNTIVQQLHRSTSQYSDTYEIKEDIGVGSYSICKRCINKVTGMEYAVKIINKAKKDPTEEVEILLRYGQHPNIITLKDVYDDGRSVFLVTELMKGGELLDKILRQKFFSEREASAVLYTITKTVEYLHVNGVVHRDLKPSNILYVDESGNAESIRICDFGFAKQLRAENGLLMTPCYTANFVAPEVLKKQGYDAACDIWSLGVLLYTMLTGFTPFANGPDDTPEEILARIGSGKFSLTGGYWNSVSAEAKDLVSKMLHVDPHRRLTAAQVLRHPWVMHRDQLPKYTLNRQDAPHLVKGAMAATYSALNRNVPPVLEPVGCSTLAQRRGMKKITSTAL, encoded by the exons gatGACGTTCCCATCAAAGAGATCAGCATCACCCACCATGTGAAGGAGGGGTCGGAGAAGGCCGACCCGCGCCAGTTCGAGCTCCGGAAAGTTCTGGGTCAGGGTTCGTTTGGGAAG GTGTTTCTGGTGAGGAAGGTCACAGGACCGGACGCAGGTCAGCTCTACGCCATGAAGGTCCTGAAGAAAGCCACGCTGAAAG ttcgtgaccgggtcagaaccaagATGGAGAGGGACATCCTGGTGGAGGTCAACCACCCCTTCATCGTCAAGCTGCATTACG CGTTTCAGACGGAGGGGAAGCTTTACCTCATCCTGGACTTCCTGAGAGGAGGAGACCTGTTCACCCGCCTCTCCAAGGAG GTCATGTTCACCGAGGAGGACGTGAAGTTCTACCTGGCGGAGCTCGCTCTGGCCCTCGACCACCTTCACGGCCTCGGCATCATTTACAGAGACCTGAAGCCTGAAAA CATCCTGCTGGACGAGGCCGGACACATCAAGCTGACAG ACTTCGGCCTGAGCAAAGAGTCGATAGACCACGAGAACAAGGCCTACTCCTTCTGCGGGACGGTGGAGTACATGGCGCCCGAGGTGGTGAACCGGCGGGGACACACGCACAGCGCCGACTGGTGGTCGTACGGCGTGCTGATG tttgagATGCTGACGGGAACGCTGCCGTTCCAAGGCAAAGACCGGAAGGAGACGATGACAATGATCCTCAA agCCAAGCTGGGAATGCCGCAGTTCCTCAGCTCGGAAGCTCAGAGTCTCCTCAGGAACCTGTTCAAACGCAACCCAGCCAACAGACTGG GCGCCGGCCCGGACGGCGTGGAGGAAATCAAGAGGCATTCGTTCTTCAGCCGGATCGACTGGAAC AAACTTTTCCGCACAGAAATTTCTCCTCCGTTCAAACCGGCCGTCGGTCGACCTGACGACACTTTCTACTTTGATCCTGAGTTCACGGCGAAAACGCCCAGAG ACTCGCCGGGCGTCCCGCCCAGCGCCAACGCCCATCAGCTCTTCAGAGGCTTCAGCTTCGTGGCCATAACGGAGGAAGAGCCGACGCCGATGCCTAATACCATCGTACAG CAGCTTCACAGAAGCACGTCCCAGTATTCAGACACCTACGAGATCAAAGAGGACATCGGCGTCGGCTCCTACTCCATCTGCAAGCGCTGCATCAACAAAGTCACCGGCATGGAGTACGCCGTGAAG ATCATCAACAAGGCCAAGAAGGATCCAACAGAAGAAGTGGAAATCCTGCTGAGATACGGACAGCATCCGAACATCATCACCCTGAAGGAT GTGTATGACGACGGCCGCTCGGTGTTCCTGGTGACGGAGCTGATGAAGGGAGGAGAGCTGCTGGATAAGATCCTGCGGCAGAAGTTCTTCTCTGAGCGGGAAGCCAGCGCCGTGCTCTACACCATCACCAAGACCGTGGAGTATCTGCACGTCAACGGG GTGGTGCACAGAGACCTGAAGCCCAGCAACATCCTGTACGTTGACGAGAGCGGCAACGCCGAGTCCATCCGAATCTGTGACTTTGGTTTCGCCAAACAGCTGAGAGCCGAGAACGGTCTGCTCATGACGCCATGCTACACCGCCAACTTCGTCGCTCCTGAG GTGTTGAAGAAGCAGGGATACGATGCAGCCTGTGACATCTGGAGTCTGGGCGTTCTGCTATACACAATGCTAACAGG TTTTACTCCTTTTGCTAACGGTCCAGACGACACACCAGAGGAGATTCTGGCTCGGATCGGCAGTGGGAAGTTCTCCCTCACTGGAGGATACTGGAactctgtctctgctgaagCAAAG GATCTGGTGTCCAAGATGCTGCATGTAGATCCTCATCGGCGACTGACGGCGGCTCAAGTCCTCAGACATCCCTGGGTGATGCACAGAGACCAGCTGCCCAAATACACCCTGAACAGACAGGATGCACCACACCTCGTCAAg GGCGCCATGGCCGCCACCTACTCGGCCCTGAACCGGAACGTTCCCCCGGTCCTGGAGCCGGTGGGCTGCTCCACTCTGGCCCAGCGGAGGGGGATGAAGAAGATCACCTCCACCGCTCTTTGA
- the rps6ka3 gene encoding ribosomal protein S6 kinase alpha-3 isoform X2 — MTGCSACAASAAAGLVRALRRLKSLRRLLLSSGSDSGVGCWEKPGLEKLKALECCGPESLSEADDVPIKEISITHHVKEGSEKADPRQFELRKVLGQGSFGKVFLVRKVTGPDAGQLYAMKVLKKATLKVRDRVRTKMERDILVEVNHPFIVKLHYAFQTEGKLYLILDFLRGGDLFTRLSKEVMFTEEDVKFYLAELALALDHLHGLGIIYRDLKPENILLDEAGHIKLTDFGLSKESIDHENKAYSFCGTVEYMAPEVVNRRGHTHSADWWSYGVLMFEMLTGTLPFQGKDRKETMTMILKAKLGMPQFLSSEAQSLLRNLFKRNPANRLGAGPDGVEEIKRHSFFSRIDWNKLFRTEISPPFKPAVGRPDDTFYFDPEFTAKTPRDSPGVPPSANAHQLFRGFSFVAITEEEPTPMPNTIVQLHRSTSQYSDTYEIKEDIGVGSYSICKRCINKVTGMEYAVKIINKAKKDPTEEVEILLRYGQHPNIITLKDVYDDGRSVFLVTELMKGGELLDKILRQKFFSEREASAVLYTITKTVEYLHVNGVVHRDLKPSNILYVDESGNAESIRICDFGFAKQLRAENGLLMTPCYTANFVAPEVLKKQGYDAACDIWSLGVLLYTMLTGFTPFANGPDDTPEEILARIGSGKFSLTGGYWNSVSAEAKDLVSKMLHVDPHRRLTAAQVLRHPWVMHRDQLPKYTLNRQDAPHLVKGAMAATYSALNRNVPPVLEPVGCSTLAQRRGMKKITSTAL, encoded by the exons ATGACCGGCTGCTCCGCCTGCGCCGCCAGCGCCGCCGCCGGCCTGGTCAGAGCGCTCAGGCGGCTGAAGTCCCTCCGCCGGCTCCTGCTCTCCTCCGGGTCGGACAGCGGCGTCGGCTGCTGGGAGAAACCCGGGCTGGAGAAACTGAAAGCTTTAGAGTGTTGTGGACCAGAATCCCTGAGTGAGGCT gatGACGTTCCCATCAAAGAGATCAGCATCACCCACCATGTGAAGGAGGGGTCGGAGAAGGCCGACCCGCGCCAGTTCGAGCTCCGGAAAGTTCTGGGTCAGGGTTCGTTTGGGAAG GTGTTTCTGGTGAGGAAGGTCACAGGACCGGACGCAGGTCAGCTCTACGCCATGAAGGTCCTGAAGAAAGCCACGCTGAAAG ttcgtgaccgggtcagaaccaagATGGAGAGGGACATCCTGGTGGAGGTCAACCACCCCTTCATCGTCAAGCTGCATTACG CGTTTCAGACGGAGGGGAAGCTTTACCTCATCCTGGACTTCCTGAGAGGAGGAGACCTGTTCACCCGCCTCTCCAAGGAG GTCATGTTCACCGAGGAGGACGTGAAGTTCTACCTGGCGGAGCTCGCTCTGGCCCTCGACCACCTTCACGGCCTCGGCATCATTTACAGAGACCTGAAGCCTGAAAA CATCCTGCTGGACGAGGCCGGACACATCAAGCTGACAG ACTTCGGCCTGAGCAAAGAGTCGATAGACCACGAGAACAAGGCCTACTCCTTCTGCGGGACGGTGGAGTACATGGCGCCCGAGGTGGTGAACCGGCGGGGACACACGCACAGCGCCGACTGGTGGTCGTACGGCGTGCTGATG tttgagATGCTGACGGGAACGCTGCCGTTCCAAGGCAAAGACCGGAAGGAGACGATGACAATGATCCTCAA agCCAAGCTGGGAATGCCGCAGTTCCTCAGCTCGGAAGCTCAGAGTCTCCTCAGGAACCTGTTCAAACGCAACCCAGCCAACAGACTGG GCGCCGGCCCGGACGGCGTGGAGGAAATCAAGAGGCATTCGTTCTTCAGCCGGATCGACTGGAAC AAACTTTTCCGCACAGAAATTTCTCCTCCGTTCAAACCGGCCGTCGGTCGACCTGACGACACTTTCTACTTTGATCCTGAGTTCACGGCGAAAACGCCCAGAG ACTCGCCGGGCGTCCCGCCCAGCGCCAACGCCCATCAGCTCTTCAGAGGCTTCAGCTTCGTGGCCATAACGGAGGAAGAGCCGACGCCGATGCCTAATACCATCGTACAG CTTCACAGAAGCACGTCCCAGTATTCAGACACCTACGAGATCAAAGAGGACATCGGCGTCGGCTCCTACTCCATCTGCAAGCGCTGCATCAACAAAGTCACCGGCATGGAGTACGCCGTGAAG ATCATCAACAAGGCCAAGAAGGATCCAACAGAAGAAGTGGAAATCCTGCTGAGATACGGACAGCATCCGAACATCATCACCCTGAAGGAT GTGTATGACGACGGCCGCTCGGTGTTCCTGGTGACGGAGCTGATGAAGGGAGGAGAGCTGCTGGATAAGATCCTGCGGCAGAAGTTCTTCTCTGAGCGGGAAGCCAGCGCCGTGCTCTACACCATCACCAAGACCGTGGAGTATCTGCACGTCAACGGG GTGGTGCACAGAGACCTGAAGCCCAGCAACATCCTGTACGTTGACGAGAGCGGCAACGCCGAGTCCATCCGAATCTGTGACTTTGGTTTCGCCAAACAGCTGAGAGCCGAGAACGGTCTGCTCATGACGCCATGCTACACCGCCAACTTCGTCGCTCCTGAG GTGTTGAAGAAGCAGGGATACGATGCAGCCTGTGACATCTGGAGTCTGGGCGTTCTGCTATACACAATGCTAACAGG TTTTACTCCTTTTGCTAACGGTCCAGACGACACACCAGAGGAGATTCTGGCTCGGATCGGCAGTGGGAAGTTCTCCCTCACTGGAGGATACTGGAactctgtctctgctgaagCAAAG GATCTGGTGTCCAAGATGCTGCATGTAGATCCTCATCGGCGACTGACGGCGGCTCAAGTCCTCAGACATCCCTGGGTGATGCACAGAGACCAGCTGCCCAAATACACCCTGAACAGACAGGATGCACCACACCTCGTCAAg GGCGCCATGGCCGCCACCTACTCGGCCCTGAACCGGAACGTTCCCCCGGTCCTGGAGCCGGTGGGCTGCTCCACTCTGGCCCAGCGGAGGGGGATGAAGAAGATCACCTCCACCGCTCTTTGA
- the LOC102222479 gene encoding eukaryotic translation initiation factor 1A, X-chromosomal: MPKNKGKGGKNRRRGKNENESEKRELVFKEDGQEYAQVIKMLGNGRLEAMCFDGTKRLCHIRGKLRKKVWINTSDIILVGLRDYQDNKADVILKYNADEARSLKAYGELPEHAKINETDTFGPGDDDEIQFDDIGDDDEDIDDI, encoded by the exons ATGCCCAAAAATAAAG GTAAAGGAGGAAAGAACCGGCGACGTGGAAAGAACGAGAATGAGTCTGAGAAGAGAGAGCTGGTGTTCAAGGAGGACGGGCAGG AGTACGCTCAGGTGATCAAGATGCTGGGGAACGGCCGCCTGGAGGCCATGTGCTTCGACGGCACCAAGCGGCTCTGCCACATCAGAGGAAAGCTCCGGAAAAAG GTCTGGATAAACACATCTGACATCATCCTGGTGGGGCTGAGGGATTATCAG gacaACAAAGCAGACGTGATCCTGAAGTACAACGCCGACGAGGCTCGGAGTTTGAAGGCTTACGGAGAACTTCCAGAACACG CTAAAATCAACGAGACGGACACCTTCGGACCCGGAGACGACGACGAGATCCAGTTTGACGACATCGGCGACGATGATGAAGATATCGATGAT ATCTAA
- the rps6ka3 gene encoding ribosomal protein S6 kinase alpha-3 isoform X1 produces the protein MTGCSACAASAAAGLVRALRRLKSLRRLLLSSGSDSGVGCWEKPGLEKLKALECCGPESLSEADDVPIKEISITHHVKEGSEKADPRQFELRKVLGQGSFGKVFLVRKVTGPDAGQLYAMKVLKKATLKVRDRVRTKMERDILVEVNHPFIVKLHYAFQTEGKLYLILDFLRGGDLFTRLSKEVMFTEEDVKFYLAELALALDHLHGLGIIYRDLKPENILLDEAGHIKLTDFGLSKESIDHENKAYSFCGTVEYMAPEVVNRRGHTHSADWWSYGVLMFEMLTGTLPFQGKDRKETMTMILKAKLGMPQFLSSEAQSLLRNLFKRNPANRLGAGPDGVEEIKRHSFFSRIDWNKLFRTEISPPFKPAVGRPDDTFYFDPEFTAKTPRDSPGVPPSANAHQLFRGFSFVAITEEEPTPMPNTIVQQLHRSTSQYSDTYEIKEDIGVGSYSICKRCINKVTGMEYAVKIINKAKKDPTEEVEILLRYGQHPNIITLKDVYDDGRSVFLVTELMKGGELLDKILRQKFFSEREASAVLYTITKTVEYLHVNGVVHRDLKPSNILYVDESGNAESIRICDFGFAKQLRAENGLLMTPCYTANFVAPEVLKKQGYDAACDIWSLGVLLYTMLTGFTPFANGPDDTPEEILARIGSGKFSLTGGYWNSVSAEAKDLVSKMLHVDPHRRLTAAQVLRHPWVMHRDQLPKYTLNRQDAPHLVKGAMAATYSALNRNVPPVLEPVGCSTLAQRRGMKKITSTAL, from the exons ATGACCGGCTGCTCCGCCTGCGCCGCCAGCGCCGCCGCCGGCCTGGTCAGAGCGCTCAGGCGGCTGAAGTCCCTCCGCCGGCTCCTGCTCTCCTCCGGGTCGGACAGCGGCGTCGGCTGCTGGGAGAAACCCGGGCTGGAGAAACTGAAAGCTTTAGAGTGTTGTGGACCAGAATCCCTGAGTGAGGCT gatGACGTTCCCATCAAAGAGATCAGCATCACCCACCATGTGAAGGAGGGGTCGGAGAAGGCCGACCCGCGCCAGTTCGAGCTCCGGAAAGTTCTGGGTCAGGGTTCGTTTGGGAAG GTGTTTCTGGTGAGGAAGGTCACAGGACCGGACGCAGGTCAGCTCTACGCCATGAAGGTCCTGAAGAAAGCCACGCTGAAAG ttcgtgaccgggtcagaaccaagATGGAGAGGGACATCCTGGTGGAGGTCAACCACCCCTTCATCGTCAAGCTGCATTACG CGTTTCAGACGGAGGGGAAGCTTTACCTCATCCTGGACTTCCTGAGAGGAGGAGACCTGTTCACCCGCCTCTCCAAGGAG GTCATGTTCACCGAGGAGGACGTGAAGTTCTACCTGGCGGAGCTCGCTCTGGCCCTCGACCACCTTCACGGCCTCGGCATCATTTACAGAGACCTGAAGCCTGAAAA CATCCTGCTGGACGAGGCCGGACACATCAAGCTGACAG ACTTCGGCCTGAGCAAAGAGTCGATAGACCACGAGAACAAGGCCTACTCCTTCTGCGGGACGGTGGAGTACATGGCGCCCGAGGTGGTGAACCGGCGGGGACACACGCACAGCGCCGACTGGTGGTCGTACGGCGTGCTGATG tttgagATGCTGACGGGAACGCTGCCGTTCCAAGGCAAAGACCGGAAGGAGACGATGACAATGATCCTCAA agCCAAGCTGGGAATGCCGCAGTTCCTCAGCTCGGAAGCTCAGAGTCTCCTCAGGAACCTGTTCAAACGCAACCCAGCCAACAGACTGG GCGCCGGCCCGGACGGCGTGGAGGAAATCAAGAGGCATTCGTTCTTCAGCCGGATCGACTGGAAC AAACTTTTCCGCACAGAAATTTCTCCTCCGTTCAAACCGGCCGTCGGTCGACCTGACGACACTTTCTACTTTGATCCTGAGTTCACGGCGAAAACGCCCAGAG ACTCGCCGGGCGTCCCGCCCAGCGCCAACGCCCATCAGCTCTTCAGAGGCTTCAGCTTCGTGGCCATAACGGAGGAAGAGCCGACGCCGATGCCTAATACCATCGTACAG CAGCTTCACAGAAGCACGTCCCAGTATTCAGACACCTACGAGATCAAAGAGGACATCGGCGTCGGCTCCTACTCCATCTGCAAGCGCTGCATCAACAAAGTCACCGGCATGGAGTACGCCGTGAAG ATCATCAACAAGGCCAAGAAGGATCCAACAGAAGAAGTGGAAATCCTGCTGAGATACGGACAGCATCCGAACATCATCACCCTGAAGGAT GTGTATGACGACGGCCGCTCGGTGTTCCTGGTGACGGAGCTGATGAAGGGAGGAGAGCTGCTGGATAAGATCCTGCGGCAGAAGTTCTTCTCTGAGCGGGAAGCCAGCGCCGTGCTCTACACCATCACCAAGACCGTGGAGTATCTGCACGTCAACGGG GTGGTGCACAGAGACCTGAAGCCCAGCAACATCCTGTACGTTGACGAGAGCGGCAACGCCGAGTCCATCCGAATCTGTGACTTTGGTTTCGCCAAACAGCTGAGAGCCGAGAACGGTCTGCTCATGACGCCATGCTACACCGCCAACTTCGTCGCTCCTGAG GTGTTGAAGAAGCAGGGATACGATGCAGCCTGTGACATCTGGAGTCTGGGCGTTCTGCTATACACAATGCTAACAGG TTTTACTCCTTTTGCTAACGGTCCAGACGACACACCAGAGGAGATTCTGGCTCGGATCGGCAGTGGGAAGTTCTCCCTCACTGGAGGATACTGGAactctgtctctgctgaagCAAAG GATCTGGTGTCCAAGATGCTGCATGTAGATCCTCATCGGCGACTGACGGCGGCTCAAGTCCTCAGACATCCCTGGGTGATGCACAGAGACCAGCTGCCCAAATACACCCTGAACAGACAGGATGCACCACACCTCGTCAAg GGCGCCATGGCCGCCACCTACTCGGCCCTGAACCGGAACGTTCCCCCGGTCCTGGAGCCGGTGGGCTGCTCCACTCTGGCCCAGCGGAGGGGGATGAAGAAGATCACCTCCACCGCTCTTTGA